From a single Bacillus pumilus genomic region:
- the accB gene encoding acetyl-CoA carboxylase biotin carboxyl carrier protein, protein MLKIEEIHELIKLIDESTIDEFTYENEGAKIKLKKNKEVVQQVAAQAPVAPVQAAPAQQAPKAQAPAQTEAPAQEASASENLHKITSPMVGTFYASSSPEADPYVTTGSKVKENTVVCIVEAMKLFNEIEAEVKGEIVEVLAENGQLVEFGQPLFLVKAE, encoded by the coding sequence ATGTTAAAAATTGAAGAAATTCATGAACTGATCAAATTAATTGACGAATCTACAATCGATGAATTTACGTACGAAAACGAAGGTGCAAAAATCAAACTGAAGAAAAATAAAGAAGTCGTTCAGCAAGTTGCGGCACAAGCACCAGTGGCTCCTGTCCAAGCAGCTCCAGCTCAACAAGCTCCTAAAGCACAAGCTCCAGCTCAGACCGAAGCCCCTGCACAAGAGGCAAGTGCGTCTGAAAATCTGCATAAAATCACATCCCCAATGGTTGGCACATTTTATGCTTCATCTTCACCAGAAGCAGACCCATACGTGACAACAGGTTCTAAGGTGAAGGAAAACACAGTCGTGTGCATCGTAGAAGCGATGAAACTGTTTAATGAAATCGAAGCAGAAGTAAAAGGTGAAATCGTCGAAGTATTAGCTGAGAACGGTCAGCTTGTAGAATTCGGACAACCCCTCTTTCTAGTGAAAGCAGAGTAA
- a CDS encoding SpoIIIAH-like family protein: MLKKQTVWLLTMLSLVVVLSVYYIMSPQGENAVTVEDMKSKGTEEKKTETEKGMDKGKEKGTDEKSTDKETNGKQEDIETSGEEGKAVSEQTDDELFTTYRLELEDKRSKQREEFNEIVSSDDATAQEKSEAYDQMTALSEAEGTERQLETLIKTKGYKDALVSAEGDKVSITVRSDKKSKSQAADIIDMVTKEMRGLDNVAVTFEPSNQ, from the coding sequence ATGTTAAAAAAACAAACGGTTTGGCTATTAACGATGCTAAGTTTAGTTGTCGTCTTAAGTGTGTACTATATCATGTCTCCACAAGGTGAAAATGCAGTGACAGTAGAAGATATGAAATCAAAAGGAACAGAAGAGAAAAAGACTGAAACAGAAAAAGGAATGGATAAAGGAAAGGAAAAAGGCACTGATGAGAAGTCCACTGACAAAGAAACAAATGGCAAACAAGAGGATATCGAAACAAGCGGTGAAGAAGGAAAGGCTGTGTCAGAGCAAACAGACGATGAGCTTTTTACAACATACAGACTAGAGCTTGAAGACAAACGAAGCAAACAGCGTGAAGAGTTCAACGAAATCGTGTCCAGCGATGATGCAACAGCACAAGAAAAAAGTGAAGCGTATGATCAAATGACAGCGCTTAGTGAAGCAGAAGGAACGGAGCGTCAGCTTGAAACCTTAATTAAAACAAAAGGTTATAAAGATGCGCTAGTGAGTGCTGAAGGAGATAAAGTAAGCATCACAGTTCGTTCTGACAAAAAATCGAAGTCCCAAGCGGCTGATATTATTGATATGGTCACAAAAGAAATGAGAGGTCTTGATAACGTAGCTGTCACTTTTGAGCCCTCCAATCAATAA
- the spoIIIAG gene encoding stage III sporulation protein AG, translating into MNNKDWKQKLKSFFQPPEKGEGKPKLTKHHYLLLVFIIGVSFMLVSQILSPPSKKEQAAVPASKETSSQEQQEVFKPASSGKSKNSIEDVEQEYENQLKEILETIIGVEDVSIVVNVDATSLKVFEKNKSNKSTTTEETDKEGGVRSVTDQTKEEEIVIIKNGNEETPVVVQTKKPNIRGVLVVAQGVDNVQIKKTIIEAVTRVLDVPSHRVAVAPKKIKEDSE; encoded by the coding sequence ATGAATAACAAGGACTGGAAACAAAAGCTGAAATCATTCTTCCAGCCGCCTGAAAAAGGAGAAGGGAAACCAAAATTAACGAAGCACCATTACTTGCTGCTTGTATTCATTATCGGCGTATCTTTCATGTTAGTCAGCCAGATCTTGTCACCGCCATCAAAAAAAGAACAGGCTGCCGTTCCTGCTTCTAAAGAAACATCCTCACAAGAGCAGCAGGAGGTATTCAAGCCGGCATCCTCAGGCAAATCAAAGAATTCGATTGAGGATGTGGAACAAGAATACGAAAATCAGCTGAAAGAAATTTTAGAGACCATCATTGGCGTTGAGGATGTATCAATTGTGGTCAATGTAGACGCAACTTCTTTAAAAGTGTTTGAAAAAAACAAATCCAATAAAAGCACCACGACCGAGGAAACAGATAAAGAAGGCGGCGTGCGAAGTGTGACCGATCAAACAAAAGAAGAAGAAATCGTCATCATCAAAAATGGCAATGAAGAAACACCTGTAGTGGTTCAAACGAAAAAACCAAATATTCGAGGTGTCCTCGTTGTTGCTCAAGGAGTAGACAACGTTCAAATAAAGAAAACCATCATTGAAGCGGTTACACGAGTGCTTGATGTACCGAGCCATAGAGTGGCTGTTGCCCCTAAAAAAATCAAGGAGGATTCGGAATGA
- the spoIIIAF gene encoding stage III sporulation protein AF: MSFLTEWITSIILFILFAIVIDLLLPNSSMQKYAKMVVSLLLIVVMLNPIFALFRADPDQIFSELMKGNEQAQSEEIKNQMNLEKKEIQASQRAYILKQMAVQLEKNAKEPLKKESYEMKHVEVLADEEYLDQNMEADQFRIKAVLSPLTGDAVETVAKVDIDLSSQKEESAGSSSNEIKRVKKTLADVWNTSPEHISLNIEGGDAADHE, translated from the coding sequence TTGAGTTTTCTCACGGAATGGATCACAAGTATTATTCTCTTTATCTTATTTGCGATTGTTATTGATCTTCTGCTTCCCAATTCGAGTATGCAAAAGTACGCCAAAATGGTCGTCAGCCTGCTGTTGATCGTGGTGATGCTCAATCCGATCTTTGCTTTATTTCGGGCAGATCCTGATCAAATTTTCTCAGAATTGATGAAGGGGAACGAGCAAGCACAGTCAGAAGAAATAAAAAATCAAATGAATTTAGAAAAAAAAGAAATACAAGCCTCTCAGCGTGCATATATTTTAAAGCAAATGGCTGTCCAACTAGAAAAAAACGCAAAGGAGCCACTAAAGAAGGAGAGCTATGAAATGAAACACGTAGAAGTGCTGGCAGATGAGGAGTACCTGGATCAGAATATGGAGGCAGATCAATTTCGCATCAAAGCAGTGCTTTCCCCGCTCACAGGTGATGCTGTCGAAACGGTGGCGAAGGTGGACATTGATCTCTCCAGTCAAAAGGAGGAAAGCGCTGGATCTTCTAGCAATGAGATCAAGAGGGTGAAAAAGACACTTGCTGATGTTTGGAATACGAGTCCTGAGCACATTTCGCTGAACATTGAGGGAGGTGACGCAGCAGATCATGAATAA
- the spoIIIAE gene encoding stage III sporulation protein AE encodes MKRVTAVMGLMLFFWLIAPQAGAEEKEPLSNEEPVAEEVANGQADALELHSISDFWETILDEYGGFLPESQKGTVKEMIDGDKELSPQTWLKAFVHYLFHEVIANGKLLGTLILLTIFCSLLQLLQSAFEQSTVSKVAYALVYMVLIIIALNSFHVAISYATEAIQTMTSFILALIPLLLALIASSGGLVSAGFFHPVILFLMNTSGVFIQYVVLPLIFLSAILSIVSTLTEQYKVTQLAQLLRNVAIGGLAVFLTVFLGVISVQGASAAITDGIALRTAKFITGNFIPVLGRMFTDATDTVISASVLLKNTVGLVGVAILISIAAFPAIKVLSLALIYKLAAAILQPLGGGPIISCLDIISKSVLYIFAALAVVSLMFFLSITVIITAGNLTMMMK; translated from the coding sequence ATGAAACGGGTGACAGCTGTCATGGGGTTGATGCTTTTCTTTTGGCTGATTGCTCCGCAGGCAGGGGCAGAAGAAAAAGAGCCTTTATCAAATGAAGAACCAGTAGCAGAAGAAGTGGCGAATGGACAGGCTGATGCGCTTGAGCTTCATTCCATTAGCGACTTTTGGGAAACCATATTAGACGAGTATGGCGGCTTTCTGCCAGAAAGCCAAAAAGGCACAGTGAAGGAAATGATTGACGGCGACAAAGAGCTGTCTCCCCAAACGTGGCTGAAAGCCTTTGTTCATTATCTTTTTCACGAGGTCATTGCAAACGGGAAGCTTCTAGGCACACTGATTTTACTCACCATCTTTTGTTCGCTTTTGCAGCTTTTGCAGAGTGCGTTTGAGCAAAGCACTGTCAGTAAAGTCGCGTACGCTCTTGTTTATATGGTGCTGATCATTATTGCACTCAACAGCTTTCATGTGGCGATTTCCTATGCAACAGAAGCCATTCAAACGATGACCAGTTTTATTCTTGCTCTTATACCTCTTTTATTAGCACTTATTGCTTCATCAGGCGGGCTTGTCTCAGCCGGATTCTTTCATCCCGTTATTTTATTTTTGATGAATACGAGTGGCGTTTTTATTCAATATGTCGTTCTTCCACTCATTTTTTTATCTGCGATATTAAGCATTGTCAGCACGCTGACGGAGCAATACAAGGTCACACAGCTTGCCCAGCTATTAAGAAATGTGGCGATAGGCGGATTAGCCGTTTTTTTAACGGTCTTTCTTGGCGTCATTTCTGTGCAAGGTGCATCTGCAGCGATTACGGATGGGATCGCACTTCGTACGGCGAAATTTATTACCGGAAATTTTATCCCCGTCCTCGGCAGGATGTTTACAGATGCAACGGATACCGTTATTAGCGCCTCTGTATTACTCAAAAATACAGTCGGGCTTGTTGGAGTTGCCATTCTCATTTCAATTGCCGCTTTCCCTGCGATCAAAGTGCTCTCACTAGCCCTTATATATAAGCTTGCCGCAGCCATTCTTCAGCCGTTAGGAGGCGGGCCGATTATCAGCTGTCTTGATATCATTTCAAAAAGTGTTCTTTATATCTTTGCCGCGCTTGCTGTCGTGTCGCTCATGTTCTTTTTAAGCATTACCGTCATTATCACTGCTGGCAACTTGACCATGATGATGAAGTAA
- the spoIIIAD gene encoding stage III sporulation protein AD: protein MGEGLQIEIIQIVGLGLIATFLALIVKEQKPTFAFMLVVFTGCVIFLYLIDQIYAIISMIEKIAASAGVNMKYVETILKIIGIAYIAEFGAQLTKDAGQGAIASKIELGGKILILVMAVPILTVIIETILGMIPSMT, encoded by the coding sequence ATAGGGGAGGGCTTACAAATCGAAATCATACAAATTGTTGGACTCGGTTTAATCGCTACTTTTTTAGCATTAATTGTCAAAGAACAAAAGCCAACCTTCGCCTTTATGCTTGTTGTATTTACAGGGTGTGTCATTTTTCTATATTTAATTGATCAAATCTACGCCATTATTTCAATGATTGAAAAAATTGCGGCAAGTGCCGGTGTCAATATGAAGTATGTAGAAACCATTTTAAAAATTATTGGCATTGCCTATATTGCGGAATTCGGCGCCCAGCTGACCAAAGATGCTGGACAAGGCGCCATCGCATCAAAAATAGAGCTTGGCGGCAAAATTCTCATTCTGGTCATGGCAGTCCCTATTTTAACAGTCATCATTGAGACCATCTTAGGTATGATCCCGTCCATGACTTAA
- the spoIIIAC gene encoding stage III sporulation protein AC: MGVDVNVIFQIAGVGIVVAFLHTILDQMGKKEYAQWVTLLGFIYILFMVATIVDDLFKKIKAVFLFQG; this comes from the coding sequence ATGGGCGTTGATGTAAACGTCATTTTTCAAATTGCGGGAGTTGGCATCGTTGTGGCATTCCTCCATACGATTTTAGATCAAATGGGGAAAAAGGAGTACGCTCAGTGGGTCACGCTGCTTGGGTTTATCTACATTTTGTTTATGGTAGCAACCATTGTAGATGATTTGTTTAAAAAGATTAAAGCCGTATTTCTATTTCAAGGATAG
- the spoIIIAB gene encoding stage III sporulation protein SpoIIIAB, with the protein MLKLIGAVFIVAATTWSGFEFAKRYSDRPKQIRQLRFALQSLEAEIMYGQTPLARAAEQIASQVGPPVNRLFEQFAEKLKVGTFSARYAWNESLEDVWKKTVLKKGEYEALKHFGETLGQHDVTSQQKYIKLALGHLESEEKEAEIAQAKNEKMVRSLGFLSGLLLILLLM; encoded by the coding sequence ATGTTAAAGCTCATTGGCGCTGTTTTCATTGTCGCGGCTACGACTTGGAGTGGATTCGAGTTTGCCAAACGATATAGCGACCGTCCGAAACAAATTCGGCAGCTCCGGTTTGCGCTCCAGTCTCTTGAAGCTGAAATTATGTATGGACAAACGCCTTTAGCGCGGGCTGCAGAACAAATTGCATCGCAAGTAGGTCCTCCTGTGAATCGGTTATTTGAACAATTTGCAGAAAAACTGAAAGTCGGAACTTTCTCCGCGCGGTATGCATGGAATGAGAGTCTTGAGGATGTTTGGAAAAAAACCGTTTTGAAAAAAGGCGAATATGAGGCGCTGAAGCACTTTGGAGAAACACTTGGCCAGCACGATGTCACTTCTCAACAAAAGTATATCAAGCTTGCTTTAGGCCATTTGGAATCGGAGGAGAAGGAAGCTGAAATCGCCCAAGCGAAAAATGAAAAAATGGTCAGAAGCCTCGGATTTTTAAGCGGATTACTACTGATTCTTTTATTGATGTGA
- the spoIIIAA gene encoding stage III sporulation protein AA, protein MRSLLDILPHSIGQELRQLNEAEWAQIEEIRIRTDRPIELMQRGKPHFLSYRTTGEDASQLLGRLSNYSMYTLEEELKQGYITISGGHRVGLAGKVIVENGIVKGLRDISSFNIRIAKEKIGIALPFLPYLYEEHWRNTLIIGPPQTGKTTLLRDIARLISTGTKEISPKKTGIIDERSEIAGCIRGVPQHQFGHRVDVLDACPKAEGLMMMIRSMSPDVMIVDEIGKSEDVQALLEAIHAGVTIIVSAHGYSLEDVYKRPSLKPLWKLRVFERYVELNRKNGPGTIGRMYDQDGQEMKWRRGVDVC, encoded by the coding sequence TTGCGGAGTTTGTTGGATATTCTCCCGCACTCGATTGGACAAGAACTCAGGCAGCTAAACGAAGCGGAGTGGGCGCAAATAGAAGAAATCCGCATTCGTACGGATCGTCCTATCGAATTGATGCAAAGAGGAAAGCCTCACTTTCTTTCTTATCGCACAACAGGAGAAGATGCGTCTCAGCTATTAGGGAGGCTGAGCAATTACAGCATGTACACACTTGAAGAAGAGCTGAAACAAGGCTACATCACCATATCTGGCGGACACCGAGTGGGACTTGCCGGAAAGGTGATTGTTGAAAACGGCATTGTCAAAGGATTGAGAGATATCTCTTCATTTAATATCCGCATCGCAAAAGAAAAAATCGGGATTGCTCTTCCCTTTCTTCCTTATTTATATGAAGAGCACTGGCGCAACACACTGATCATCGGTCCACCGCAAACAGGAAAAACAACACTGCTGCGAGATATTGCAAGATTGATTAGTACTGGCACTAAAGAAATTTCTCCTAAAAAAACAGGCATTATTGATGAGCGTTCTGAAATCGCTGGATGTATAAGAGGAGTGCCACAGCACCAGTTTGGACACCGGGTGGATGTGCTCGATGCATGTCCAAAGGCTGAAGGTTTGATGATGATGATTCGATCGATGAGTCCAGATGTCATGATTGTCGATGAAATCGGAAAAAGTGAGGATGTGCAGGCACTTTTAGAAGCGATTCATGCTGGGGTTACCATTATCGTCTCAGCTCATGGCTACTCACTTGAAGATGTATATAAACGCCCATCATTGAAGCCGTTATGGAAGCTTCGTGTGTTTGAACGATATGTTGAATTAAACCGAAAGAATGGTCCCGGCACGATCGGGCGGATGTATGACCAAGATGGACAAGAGATGAAATGGAGGCGGGGAGTGGACGTATGTTAA
- a CDS encoding YqhV family protein: MKPFLFPSIHPSVAAMAGMRFLSAAIELTAAILILVTNDVRKAVVINSILAIIGPLIFIITMTIGIYQIAGQLSYAKLVFIFIGVVFILVGIYK, encoded by the coding sequence ATGAAACCATTTCTTTTCCCAAGCATCCATCCGTCAGTAGCTGCAATGGCAGGCATGAGGTTCTTGTCGGCTGCGATTGAACTGACGGCTGCCATTCTCATCTTAGTCACAAATGATGTTCGGAAAGCGGTGGTCATCAATAGTATATTGGCGATCATTGGACCGCTTATTTTTATCATTACGATGACGATTGGAATCTATCAAATTGCAGGGCAGTTATCCTATGCTAAGCTCGTCTTTATTTTCATTGGCGTCGTGTTTATTCTTGTTGGGATCTATAAGTGA
- the efp gene encoding elongation factor P, with translation MISVNDFRTGLTIEVDGGIWRVVDFQHVKPGKGAAFVRSKLRNLRTGAIQEKTFRAGEKVAKAQIETKTMQYLYANGDQHVFMDTSSYEQLELSEAQIKDELKYLLENMSVHIVMYGAETLGVELPNTVELEVVETEPGIKGDTTSGGSKPAKTETGLIVNVPFFVNQGDKLVINTSDGSYVSRA, from the coding sequence ATGATTTCAGTAAACGATTTTCGTACAGGCCTGACAATTGAAGTGGACGGCGGTATTTGGCGAGTAGTGGATTTCCAACACGTAAAGCCAGGGAAAGGCGCAGCGTTTGTTCGTTCGAAACTACGTAACCTGCGTACTGGTGCCATTCAAGAAAAAACATTCCGTGCAGGCGAAAAAGTAGCGAAAGCTCAAATTGAAACAAAAACAATGCAATACTTGTATGCAAATGGCGACCAGCATGTCTTCATGGATACAAGTTCTTACGAGCAGCTTGAACTAAGTGAAGCGCAAATTAAAGATGAGCTGAAATATTTGCTTGAAAATATGTCAGTGCACATCGTCATGTACGGTGCTGAAACACTTGGAGTGGAACTTCCAAACACAGTAGAACTAGAAGTAGTAGAAACAGAGCCTGGTATTAAAGGCGACACAACATCGGGCGGTTCAAAGCCTGCGAAAACTGAAACTGGTTTAATCGTCAACGTTCCTTTCTTTGTGAACCAAGGAGATAAACTAGTCATTAATACATCAGATGGTTCATACGTTTCAAGAGCGTAA
- a CDS encoding M24 family metallopeptidase, with the protein MKLEKLRTLLSDFEIDGLVITSSFNLQYMTSFTGSAGLAVVSKDRAAFITDFRYTEQAKDQVKGYDIIEHKGNIVETAAQTAKEFGVKRLGFEQNHMTFATCQQYADKAGDIELVPVSESVEKLRLIKSSEEIKILEEAAKIADHAFDHILTYIKPGLTEIAVMNELEFFMRKEGAEGSSFDMIVASGVRSSLPHGRASEKVIESGDLVTLDFGAYYKGYCSDMTRTIAVGTPSDKLKEIYHIVLEAENAGVDRIKPGLTGKEADRITRDIIEEYGYGQYFGHSTGHGLGMEVHEAPGLSSRSEVVLEEGMVVTVEPGIYLPDVGGVRIEDDIILTADGNKRLTHSPKELIIL; encoded by the coding sequence ATGAAACTTGAAAAGTTAAGAACACTTTTATCTGATTTTGAGATCGATGGTCTTGTCATTACGAGCAGCTTTAATTTACAGTACATGACCAGCTTTACTGGCTCAGCCGGTCTTGCCGTCGTTTCAAAGGACCGTGCAGCTTTTATCACGGATTTCCGTTATACAGAGCAAGCCAAGGATCAAGTCAAAGGCTATGACATTATTGAACATAAAGGAAATATTGTCGAAACCGCGGCCCAAACGGCAAAGGAATTTGGGGTGAAGCGCCTTGGATTTGAACAAAATCATATGACATTTGCCACATGCCAGCAGTATGCAGATAAAGCAGGAGATATAGAGCTTGTTCCAGTCTCAGAATCAGTTGAAAAGTTGCGCTTGATTAAGTCTAGTGAAGAGATTAAGATATTAGAGGAAGCTGCGAAGATTGCAGATCACGCCTTTGATCATATTCTCACTTACATCAAGCCGGGCTTGACGGAAATTGCTGTCATGAACGAGCTTGAATTTTTCATGAGAAAAGAAGGTGCTGAAGGATCTTCATTCGATATGATTGTCGCCTCAGGTGTTCGGTCAAGCCTGCCGCACGGAAGAGCGAGTGAAAAGGTGATTGAATCTGGTGATTTAGTCACACTCGATTTCGGTGCTTACTATAAAGGCTATTGTTCTGATATGACAAGAACGATTGCTGTTGGCACACCGAGCGATAAGCTAAAGGAAATTTATCATATCGTATTAGAAGCAGAAAACGCTGGTGTGGATAGAATCAAGCCAGGCTTAACAGGAAAAGAAGCTGATCGCATCACACGTGACATCATTGAAGAGTATGGCTATGGTCAATACTTCGGGCATTCAACTGGCCACGGGCTGGGTATGGAAGTACATGAAGCGCCAGGCCTTTCCTCACGATCCGAGGTCGTATTAGAGGAAGGAATGGTCGTGACAGTTGAACCGGGAATTTACTTACCGGATGTCGGCGGCGTGAGAATTGAGGATGATATTATCCTGACAGCTGACGGCAATAAACGATTGACCCACTCACCGAAAGAACTTATCATATTATGA
- the aroQ gene encoding type II 3-dehydroquinate dehydratase gives MPHFLVLNGPNLNRLGKREPAVYGSKTLTDLETDLFQFAERANIQLTFFQSNHEGDLIDALHEAEDQYDGVVFNPGAFTHYSYALRDAIASISLSVIEVHISNVHKREEFRHHSVLAPVCQGQIVGLGLEGYKLAIRYLVSEGGAVS, from the coding sequence ATGCCTCATTTTCTTGTGCTGAATGGGCCCAACTTAAATAGGCTTGGCAAAAGAGAGCCTGCTGTTTACGGAAGTAAGACGCTGACAGATTTAGAAACGGATTTGTTTCAGTTTGCAGAAAGAGCCAATATCCAGTTAACGTTCTTTCAATCGAATCACGAAGGTGATTTAATTGATGCGCTCCACGAAGCAGAAGATCAGTACGATGGAGTCGTGTTTAATCCGGGTGCTTTTACTCACTACAGCTATGCGCTGAGAGATGCCATTGCAAGTATTTCTTTATCAGTCATTGAAGTACATATCTCAAACGTTCATAAGAGAGAGGAATTCCGCCATCATTCTGTACTTGCTCCAGTTTGCCAAGGGCAAATTGTTGGTCTTGGTTTAGAAGGGTATAAATTGGCGATTCGTTATTTAGTCAGTGAAGGGGGAGCAGTATCATGA
- a CDS encoding YqhR family membrane protein — MKRDEKKNQEEKNQSVQTSSLVARAAATGFVGGVFWGFIGFLTHMFHFSEVSPNMLLQPFVLGEWKKGGLGTFISIVLLGVLSIGAAFIYYGLLKRIKGYWVGLIYGALLWLLVFYVFNPIFPDVKQVQDLQQSTIVTTFCLYILYGMFVGYSISFEYNELTSQKLARALGKKTE; from the coding sequence ATGAAACGTGATGAGAAGAAAAATCAAGAAGAAAAAAATCAGTCCGTGCAAACGTCATCTCTGGTGGCAAGAGCAGCAGCGACAGGCTTTGTCGGCGGTGTTTTTTGGGGATTTATCGGGTTCCTGACCCATATGTTTCATTTCTCAGAGGTGAGTCCAAATATGCTCCTTCAGCCTTTTGTGCTCGGAGAGTGGAAAAAGGGCGGACTTGGCACTTTTATCAGTATTGTGCTTTTAGGGGTTTTATCAATTGGAGCAGCCTTTATTTATTACGGGCTTTTAAAACGGATCAAAGGCTATTGGGTGGGGCTCATATACGGCGCGCTTTTATGGCTGCTCGTTTTTTACGTATTTAATCCGATTTTCCCAGATGTAAAGCAAGTCCAGGATTTGCAGCAAAGCACGATCGTCACGACATTTTGCCTATATATTTTATATGGCATGTTTGTCGGGTACAGTATTTCGTTTGAATATAATGAATTAACAAGTCAGAAGCTTGCAAGGGCACTCGGGAAAAAGACAGAATAA